CACGTCGTCGGCGTTCATGGCTTCGGATAGGAAGCGAGAGGCCAAATGCGTGTGGATACCCGACCGCGCGTTTCGGTCGAGGGGGCTTCGGACCAGCACGGAATACTGGAGAATCGGCGACGACTGCGACTGTACCACCTTTCAATTCGGCGCGTGCGGACGCGACTGCTCTGCGTGTCGCGTCCTTCCGCGCGAGGGATGAGTAGCGCAGTGGAGCGAAGCGACCGAGCAACGCAATCGGTTGGGGAGGGTGTGGCTCTCGTGGTGCCGTGCGGTGACTCCTCGTTGTCGGCGATAGTCCGCTGTACGGTTGCGGTGCTGTCGTAGTGCTGTACTACGGTGCTGTCGTAGTGCTGTACTACAGTGCTGTCGTAGTGCTGTACTGCGGTGCTGTCGTGGTGCTGTACGATTCCCGGTACAGTCACGAAAAAATCGCCGACTCGTTCACTCGCTCGCGGGGACGATGCTATCCAACCGACCGACCGTCTCGGTCTCGGGGTCGTCACCCTCCTCCAAGCCGCCCTCGACGCGCTCGACCACCGGTTTCCGGTAGTCGGTGTAGACGTTGATGGCGTCGTCGTCGCGTTGGACGGTGAACTCCTCGACCTCCTCGTCGGGCCGCCAGACCCGCGTGACCTCGCCGGTCGCGGCGTCGCTGGCCCCGCGACCGCCCCGCGGCGACCACTCGACGCGAACGCGCGTTCCCTCCTCTACGTCGTCGGGTTGCAGTTCGTCGCCCATACTCGGCCCTTGCTCGTCGTCGCCCCTGAACACTTCGGCCGCGGCGCGTCGTTCCGGGAGTGGACCGAGAGACGAGGCGGGACGAGAAGCGGACCGAGAGACGAGGCGGGGCGAGAAGCGGACCGAGAGACGAGGAGGGACGAGGAGACGGCGAGGACCCGAGAGACGAGGAGGCCGAAACGAGAGGACAGCGGCACGTCTCCCGATATTGCGTCGTTGGAAAAACTGTAGAGCGTTCCGAGAGCCGACCGGTACCCCACGCTCCCCGAAGGCGCTCGGTCGAAGTCTGGCGGTCGGCGGTCAGTCGAGGTCCAGCGTGTAGAGTCGCTTGCGGGCGTCCGAGAACGAGAACCGCGAGGAGACGATGCCCTCGTCGTCGAGGCGGTTCAGCGCGTAGCGGACCGTCCGGTCCGGAAGCAGGGACTCCTCGGCGATCTGGCTCTGGGTCAGGGTGTCGTTGTACTCCAGCACCTTGGCGACCAACTTGGCGCTCGGCGGCAGGTCCCGTATCTCCTCGGTGGCGTTCTCCCCCGTCAGCCGACTCTCCTTCGTGCGTGCAGTCTCTGAGGTACTCATGCTACGACCTACTTTTGGATACGGCCTAATAATATTTCTCCTTTCGATATATTACTGTTGTTTATTTCACCGGTCCGCCCCGACGGGCGCGCGAGCGACGAGCGAGTCGGACGCCTCTCCCCCGTTCCGTCCGCAAGATTACCTCCTCGGAGAGGTGTAAACTATCCCGACTCGCCGACCCGACTGTGATACTGTCTGACATGCGTCACACCCACCCGAAGCCTCTTATGAGGGAGGGACCTAGAGCGTCGTGATGACCGACACTGTGGAAGACGTAGACCTCCCCTACGACGAGGAGAGCGCGTCCCAGCAGGACAAGATAGAGGCCCTTCAAGAGCGGTTGGAGGTTCTGGAGTCGCAGAACGAGGAGATGCGCGACAAGCTTCTGGATGCGAACGCCGAGAACAACAAGTACCAGCAGAAGCTCGAACGCCTGACCCACGAGAACAAGAAACTCAAGCAGTCGCCGCTGTTCGTCGCCACCGTCCAAGAACTCACCGACGAGGGCGTCATCATCAAACAGCACGGCAACAACCAAGAGGCCGTCACCGAGGTCACCGACGAGATGCGCGAGGACCTCGAACCCGACGACCGCGTGGCCGTCAACAACTCTCTGTCTATCGTGAAGACGCTGGAGAACGAGACCGACGTGCGCGCCCGAGTCATGCAGGTCGAGGAGAGTCCTTCCGTGACCTACGAGGACATCGGCGGCCTCGAAGAGCAGATGAACGAGGTCCGCGAGACCGTCGAGATGCCCCTCGAACGCCCCGAGATGTTCGGCGAGGTCGGCATCGAGCCGCCGAGCGGCGTCCTCCTGTACGGCCCGCCCGGCACGGGCAAGACGATGCTCGCCAAAGCCGTCGCCAACCAGACCGACGCCACCTTCATCAAGATGGCCG
This region of Halorussus salinus genomic DNA includes:
- a CDS encoding MarR family transcriptional regulator, with the translated sequence MSTSETARTKESRLTGENATEEIRDLPPSAKLVAKVLEYNDTLTQSQIAEESLLPDRTVRYALNRLDDEGIVSSRFSFSDARKRLYTLDLD
- the pan1 gene encoding proteasome-activating nucleotidase Pan1, giving the protein MTDTVEDVDLPYDEESASQQDKIEALQERLEVLESQNEEMRDKLLDANAENNKYQQKLERLTHENKKLKQSPLFVATVQELTDEGVIIKQHGNNQEAVTEVTDEMREDLEPDDRVAVNNSLSIVKTLENETDVRARVMQVEESPSVTYEDIGGLEEQMNEVRETVEMPLERPEMFGEVGIEPPSGVLLYGPPGTGKTMLAKAVANQTDATFIKMAGSELVHKFIGEGAKLVRDLFEVARQHEPAVLFIDEIDAIAAKRTDSKTSGDAEVQRTMMQLLSEMDGFEDRGEIRIIAATNRFDMLDRAILRPGRFDRLIEVPKPNLEGREKIFRIHTRDMNVADDVDFEKLAKNAEDASGADIKAVCTEAGMFAIRDDRTEIRMADFEEAKAKIDAEDEEEEISKTFA